ATGTGATCTTATAAATTCTAGCCTCAATCAGTAACACATGAATGTGAACTATACAAAATGAATGCATGACTagaaaataaaacttaaaacaaataaataaatgaaaataactataatTTCTGCATATtcaaatgataaataatttaagAGTGATTCATGAAGAAACCAATAATCAAAAGAACAAGtgcaaaataaatatcataactAGAAATTAACCATATAAGTTCTATTTAAATCTAATGTTCAAGTGACATAACACCACATCTAGATCCTAACATTAAAAATAAGGTGATATCAAACTCTCAACGCAGACTTCTCAAATGTCTTGTCGGGTGATTTCGAAGTCAAGAAACTTTGAAGTGTCATTTTTATAATTGTAAGAAATATATCCCCATCTCTCATCCTCTCTATATATCATCAGCACTTGTTCATCTTCAAAAACACGTATTGGCCAAATAAAGGGATAAGACGATGCACGAGGATCTCGCATGGAAGAAATAGTGAACAATTTAGTCCAAGACTCTTTATTTCCATATTCTTTCATAACCCAAACATCTTCACCAGAAATCATGCACAGGCAATCCCTGAAAACACTTAAGAGTAATTTATTGTTATCTACCTTACTAGAATCATCTGGTAGCAAAACCTCTCGATAACACTCTTTCCCCAAATCAAAAGAAGCAATAACCCTGTTGATCCCCGCAAAAATCAACCAATTAATTGTGCCAGTCACATGTTGCCCATATTGGCAATAAGAAACAAAAGCAAAAGGAAACTCTGAAACATTTTTCCATGAATCGGTACCCAAAGTATGAACCATTACTTCACGATTCACTTCATTCATCAATTCATCTATGGTTAAATCATCATGAGTTAAATCACTAAAAACAACCACAACCTTGTAAGTATCACTAATTGAATCATATCCAAATCCATACATCGACGGATAATATGGTGGTTCACTAATAAGTGGCGGCAATTCTTTAAATTTTCTAATGGTAGGGttccacagttgaaacacaaGCAAGTCTTCGCTATCATTTACAAGACAAAGGATGCCATTGCAAGATCCGGCGAAGAAAACATAACTGTCAGGAAAAGGAAAAGGAGTCTGCGTGATGTTGGTCAAGATGGAGTCTAGTGAGTAAGATTTGAGTAAGACGTGTATATTAAGAGGTTTGCTTATGAAGTGGAGGGTTTGTGTGGTTGAAAGACTAAGATGCTTGTTGGCGAATTTGTGATCGGAGATTAGAGATTTTggcccccaagtttaccccttttgcatttgctagcttcccgttgaatattttgattaaaaattggttatgtggcattttaaaattaaataagtatttaaaaataaataaataaattacaaattgttttttaaaaactaaattataatttttttttattatatgtagtttgtaaaataattttgttatataaaaaagtaaaaaaaaacattttatgaattattttttaaaaactttgtaaactttttttaaaataaaaaataattattaaactttttattaaaaaaacaatttttaatacatttttataaaaacaaatattattattttttaattaaaacatatttttaatttttttttaaatgtcacataagcaatttatagtCACAAAAGTCAATGGGGgttagcaaatgcaaaagggggtaaacttggggggtcaaaatcgagcaattgaaacttggagggctaaaatcaagcaattgtgaaacttagagggttaaaatcaagcaattgaaatgtggggggccaaaatcaagcaattgtgaaacttgaggggtcaaaactgcatttaagcctttattttatttattttaagatgaaagattttctattttttctattccatttttttttttgtacaatttttGTTCCATAtttttaaaggaaaatgttaaacagtgtttTCGGCCTCCGATACACTAGTTAAGAATATTAATAAGGGAACATTTTCTTGAAGTTTGTGTGTATAATACCTTAAAAttgtagaaaaatgactttccAACATTTATGACCTGTTCTTATCAACAATTGGGATAACACATCTTAACAAGTGTCCCGCGATACCTACTAAAGTACTAACAATATTCTACTTTCTACTAATAtacagaacaaaaaaaaacaacattttacTAATAAGTAATAGGCTTACattggtattaaaaatatttttggtttgatcctttaaaaaatatcaatgggGTGCTCGCACTTCAATTTGGATAGGTTATGAGACAAAAGGTCATTcaatccaaagaaaaaatagcATGTGATTTGATTCGATTTTTGGATGACTAAAAAAATACATCTAATCCAATCCAATTCAATTTTATACGACTTACTTCGGTTCGGTTGGTTAGACTTTATACGGCTTACCTAGAAAAGAGAAAGTCGGTGGTAAGTGTGTAAGATGTAAATATATCTAATATACCTACTCAACTGAAGTACTCAATTTGTCCTCGTGATCGATTTTAATAGGAATATATAAGTCACTGAGGtcctgtttggattaacttatttttgagctaatgcaatttttatgtattattataagtttgtcaacgTAGTTTATGATacaatagcttataaaaatacaattttcactagtgtcaacttataaaataacataaaacctaatttatattgcataatctgtttgcataagctcaataataagctaatccaaacgagCACTAAATACTAAAATTACGGTTTTAatttatagaaaataaatacaaaataaattttactatttttaccaaattatatttttaccaaactcTACTTTTGATAATTTGAGGTATTTGTCAAACAACTAGTAAAAACAAACCACGtaattagatttacatgtattaCCCACAACTAACTTTGTAACCAACATTTATATATCTCACAAACTCATATAATGCGTTCTTATTTTGATGGATAAATACTATGTAAATTAGGAAAAAcctttttaaaactatttttactaaataaaccggaaaagaaaattatttttgtgtgtTTCGACACTTCGCTCAGCGGATGTTGTGATGTACGGATCGATAGGTGGGAAACATGTTTGTGTGTTTTGACCGGAGTTTCCTCACTTGTGGAACTGGGGTCGGAGATTTTACCATGGGATTGGGACGTGCTTCTCTCAAAGCTACTTCAAGTAAAATGATCAAAAATGATTGTTAATCAATATattttaggagaatgttaacttgtgcccttaagggcacatgttaaggagataaatatggaaaaaatttattgaacttgtaatgtattcaattctctaaacattaaatttttttctatcattaaatgctatatttctatttttaggtagcttaacatgtgcccttagggcacaaattaacataaccctatactccctccgtcccaaaatataagcaaaaattggtcaatgaaagttgatgtatttggtttaaaatttagtccagatacattcacttttgttacctccttttacttatattttgggacggagtagtatttTATAAGGTTTGCATTCGATACTTTTGACTTTTTAGCATTGGAaatgcttaaaaataaaaataatgtttttaaagTCTTGCTTTAACCTTTCCCTCTACATTTGTTGTGTTGTGGAGACCGAACAGAACCAGTCCTACCAGCACACCGCAAGCACCCTGTTTAGCCACTGCCCTCGTCGTCGCAAAAGCTGTCCTCATAAGCTGTAACCAGGAATTTCGAAAGTGCTTTCCCTAGAGGTTAGTATTAGCAACTTCAATTTTATCTTTGTGTTGTTATTTCTTGTCAAATAAATGTGATATATCATTGATTGAGTGTTATTTTGATGTGAACAACTTAGGTCATGTTTGGTTAAACAACTTAATAAGCGTTTATAATATGTTAAGCGCTTATCAATTAAGTGTTTATGATATTTCTATAACTAAAGATAAAATTAAgtcaaatttttttcatataagttataagtttttttcataaactatcatTAAGAGCTTATACACAtctcataagttattttcataaactatcatTAAGAGCTTATACACAtctcataagttgtttccataagctattCCAAACAATATTACAAGTGCTTGTGTTAGTCATTGATATCGACGGTGGAAAGCCAAAAATCAGCTATATAGCACCTCCGTATCCGCCATAAAAAGCCATGGCACCGCCATCCTTCACAAATTTGCTATGTCGGTTGTCAAAGTATCCGCCACCACAATCCACCATTGTGCAGCCAATGCTGATATTTGCAACACTGATGTCAGTATATAAGGTCAATTAAGCTAATCCAAAGAGGTTTTTGTTACATGTGGTATTCATCAAAGGTTATATATTATTCATGAAAATGTTACggcaattttatattttctgacTAATAAAGTGTAAGTTCTGGCAGGAAGATGATTGTTCTCAAAGACATTGTGCCTGCAGCTCAAAACAACATAGACACAAAATTTATAGTTTTGGAGAAAGGGAAGATAACACTTGAAGGACAAAATAAGATATGTTTGGCGCTTGTAGCCGATGAAACTGCTGCAATTCATCTTCAGCTTTGGGGAGATGAATGTGATTACTATGATTCAGGTGACATCATTTATATAACCAATGGTATATTTTCCTATCAGCGTGGTAACCTTGTTCTAAGGGCAGGTAAGAGAGGGAAGCTTGAGAAGATAGGGGAATTTACCATGTCCTATGTTGAGACACCAAACATGAGTGAGATTCATTGGATTCCAGATCCAACTAATCCTAGAAAGTATATCCAAGAGTATGTCATATCTCCCCATTCCCGCGTCTTCTCTCCAATTCTGTAGAATTTTATGTACATTTTCACTAACTGCAAAGTTATCAACTTGTTGAAAAACCGTCTTTTATCTTAGGTTTGTCATGCATGTTCTGTTTATTTTGGCAATCTGGTAACTTTGAGAAGTTGAATAAACCAGTTAAGTTTGCTGAAGTCCTAAACATGAATCCATGTATGAGAGAAACAAAGTATAAATTTCCATTATATATGCAGTGGTTGTCCGTTTGGATATCATGAGTGCTGTATTTTTCGGCATATTATGTGAAGAACATTCATGGAGAATGGTTCAGGACTGATGACAGCAGGGTGAAAACTTTTTCCAACTTGTCTTTTTTGTGTCTGAATATTTCTTTCCCTCACCTTCTTCCAAAAAATGAGATTATACAACTGAAGTTGTTGTTTAActcatttgattttttgtttttgttttcatacATGATTGTCTACTTATAAACAAGCACAAGTTTAAGAGTTGAAGTATCTAGTATATGTTACAAGATTGCAAGAGTTTGATCAATTCCTAGAAGCTTACCCCTTAAAAGTGGTTTGTAATTTTGTACTTTCTAAGTTAAAGAAGCTATATATATCATTATAGTGATGTTGTGAAAAGCTACTTGtgcattttgtttttcaaatttgaaGGAACATTATTGTAAGTTTATCTCTTGCAACTTATGTCATAAATTAAGACACCTTTTGAAAAGCATTGACAAATGACAGCATTGAAATCACATACTTTATTTATGAGATGAATTTCTGCTATGTAAATTGAGGAGGGAATTTTGTGCTTCTATTCATGTAGAACCTGTTGACTTGTCAAGAGTCTTGTTAGAAAGGGCATACATGCTTCTTTATACAAGGTAATAGCCTTTAGAGGTTGATGTTTGCGCGCAGAGGATACCTCTGATTTACCAAAAAGAGTTTTTAATGTGCAATGCACAAGCCTCACACTAGTTCATATGCAAAGTAGAAGCTAAATGTTCCTTGCAAAAGGATATACATAAGGATATGCTGCACAAGCTTCACACTAGTTCATATGCACAAGCTAAATGTTACTTGAAGCCTTAGGGTAGAACCTCATTTCTACAAAGCTTTATGTATATTTAATTCTCAAACCAAAGGAAAAACATGTAATTAGCCTTACACATTATGGTTCCTAAGTCATAATTAAGGGAATTCTACAACATAAATACTTATTGAGTAAATCGCCTAATCCTAAAGCTTGGCTTATGCAAGGCAATTTTCAAAGCACTCTTGAGCATCCCTAAACCTTTATTTTCTATACCTTGCACTCACAACAAACTTCTAGTTCTTCCACCTATTGTCACCATTTCAACCTTATTCAACTTTGGCTTTCCTTGACCCTAATGATCTTGATACATATGACATTAATCCTGGCTATCCTCACAACTCAATGTAGCTTTCACTAAATTCAATTTGTCCACCCCACTAGGAAACTTGTCACCATTATTTTTACTGATATatatttatcttgttttatatTGGTTCACTTAACTAGTTACCGGTGACGGAGCCAGAAACTTTTGATAGTGGGGGcaatatagataaaaaaaaattagaattaaatatataaataacatttcAATTGTGAagcatttagtcaaaaaaaaaatcaattttgaagcATAAATATACATCATAAATTATTCTCTAATACTTTCATATTCTCAAAACGTCGAATAATTTCTCAttatcaatatcaataaaaatatttctcttTAACAATGAAGTTTTCACTGATTCACGATCAGcaaatatataatatgtctacttttttttttcttcttctataaaTGAAATGACAAACACCACTAAATTTTTTACACATAAGTAATATCAACATTATCGGTTGAACTAGAAGTCTAGAACTAATACCCATTacaaataatatatgtataagaTGACAAAAAATTACAACATTATAGTGTGTTTAATTAGTTGAATTTCTTTGAGTGGTCTGAATATCATTTAGTCTAAGTATATGGATATATATGTTATGCCATACTACTAAATTTGTATCCAAATTTTAGTGAAGTCATATGCCCACACATGCTGCAATGTAGCTACGTCCGTGCTTACCACTAATTGTTGTAAAAATACTTTTAATAACTTAACCTTCTATTTCTGTCCGTAAATAAAGTGATAAATATCACTAAAATTCACAAACATAACTGTGAGATTTTGAGTTTAAATTATGAAGTGTATAAACTAACAATATTGACATTGTCAGTTGGGTTATATGTTACAGACTaaacttattttattataaatattaacatattcaataaataattatgaaatatgcataaaattaaaCAATGCTTAATAATACGAGATTGAAAAAACTAACAATATATTACGacacaattaataaatattt
This portion of the Trifolium pratense cultivar HEN17-A07 linkage group LG3, ARS_RC_1.1, whole genome shotgun sequence genome encodes:
- the LOC123916405 gene encoding F-box/kelch-repeat protein At3g23880-like encodes the protein MYGFGYDSISDTYKVVVVFSDLTHDDLTIDELMNEVNREVMVHTLGTDSWKNVSEFPFAFVSYCQYGQHVTGTINWLIFAGINRVIASFDLGKECYREVLLPDDSSKVDNNKLLLSVFRDCLCMISGEDVWVMKEYGNKESWTKLFTISSMRDPRASSYPFIWPIRVFEDEQVLMIYREDERWGYISYNYKNDTSKFLDFEITRQDI
- the LOC123919073 gene encoding SOSS complex subunit B homolog — its product is MIVLKDIVPAAQNNIDTKFIVLEKGKITLEGQNKICLALVADETAAIHLQLWGDECDYYDSGDIIYITNGIFSYQRGNLVLRAGKRGKLEKIGEFTMSYVETPNMSEIHWIPDPTNPRKYIQEYVISPHSRVFSPIL